A genomic region of Candidozyma auris chromosome 5, complete sequence contains the following coding sequences:
- a CDS encoding Cu/Pi carrier, with product MAKDSLADAIVQPVSDQLNKLAGSSNAPEPSKKGIQLFSKEYYAACTIGGIVACGPTHSAVTPLDLVKCRRQVDSAIYKSNVDGWKKIIKTKGDSIFTGVGATFIGYSLQGAGKYGFYEYFKKTYGDLVGQETFAKYKTPVYLAASASAEFLADIMLCPLETIKVRTQTTIPPYANNVAEGFSKIYKAEGWAGLYSGIGPLWARQIPYTMVKFSTFEKCVELIYQYLGKPASAYTSVQQTGISFVGGYIAGIFCAVVSHPADVMVSKVTTNKKPSEGLGSALKRIYGQIGFAGIWNGLPVRIVMIGTLTGFQWLIYDSFKVYVGLPTTGGH from the coding sequence ATGGCTAAAGATTCTCTTGCTGACGCAATCGTGCAACCTGTGTCTGACcagctcaacaagttggCTGGCTCAAGTAACGCCCCTGAACCTTCCAAGAAGGGCATCCAGCTTTTCTCCAAGGAGTACTATGCTGCTTGTACTATTGGAGGCATTGTCGCCTGTGGACCAACCCACTCTGCTGTGACACCCCTTGATCTTGTGAAATGCCGTCGTCAGGTGGACTCTGCGATCTACAAGTCGAATGTGGATGGatggaagaagatcatcaaaacCAAAGGTGACTCGATCTTCACCGGTGTGGGAGCAACCTTCATCGGGTACTCGTTGCAGGGTGCTGGTAAGTACGGCTTCTACGaatacttcaagaagacgtATGGCGACTTGGTTGGGCAGGAGACGTTTGCCAAATACAAGACTCCAGTGTACCTTGCTGCTTCGGCATCTGCTGAGTTCCTTGCCGATATCATGTTGTGTCCACTCGAGACGATCAAAGTTAGAACACAGACCACAATCCCTCCATATGCCAATAACGTGGCCGAGGGATTCTCCAAGATCTATAAAGCAGAGGGGTGGGCTGGCTTGTACAGTGGAATTGGGCCATTGTGGGCCAGACAGATCCCATACACCATGGTCAAGTTCAGTACGTTCGAGAAATGCGTGGAATTGATCTACCAGTACCTTGGCAAGCCTGCTTCTGCTTACACTTCCGTCCAGCAAACAGGAATTTCTTTTGTTGGTGGTTACATTGCCGGTATATTCTGTGCTGTTGTGTCTCATCCTGCGGACGTGATGGTCTCCAAagtcaccaccaacaagaagcctTCAGAAGGGTTGGGATCTGCCTTGAAAAGAATCTATGGGCAAATTGGCTTTGCCGGTATTTGGAACGGCTTGCCCGTTCGTATTGTTATGATCGGTACTTTAACTGGTTTCCAGTGGTTGATCTACGACTCCTTCAAGGTCTACGTGGGCTTGCCAACCACTGGTGGCCACTAG
- the AGE2 gene encoding Age2p, with translation MGTHISRVKSVDLDAWTDEQVESMLKWGNSKCNAYWESKLPDGYVPDASKIENYIRTKYDMRKWAASSKPDPSAIPAKSVASSAPAQVQKHTRSTPAIQKPQPEVAVDLLNDDFGTFSSASPSPAPVPPAKPQPKVPPQASVPPRTSVSQPAPPPPQKPQQHANNGRNDLKKSILSLYSSPSSSNSNVSTSSLMKSSQPNLALLNSKRNPVSPAPTQEPVNSLSDSLHGLSFGPASSSSLPQAKPPSQPTNSSPSWENQWNDSSASVNQWASDSVLPKTTIAQTASSGFSSTLDDDLFKMCGAEYLICSKACYSLSSWHLIGILE, from the coding sequence ATGGGCACGCATATCTCAAGAGTGAAGTCGGTGGATTTGGACGCGTGGACAGACGAGCAGGTGGAGTCGATGTTGAAGTGGGGCAACAGCAAGTGCAACGCCTACTGGGAGCTGAAGCTTCCTGACGGTTACGTTCCTGATGCGTCCAAGATTGAAAATTACATTAGGACAAAATACGATATGAGGAAGTGGGCAGCTCTGCTGAAACCTGACCCGCTGGCTATACCAGCCAAAAGTGTTGCCAGTTCCGCTCCTGCTCAAGTGCAAAAGCATACCAGGCTGACTCCCGCCATCCAAAAACCACAGCCTGAGGTCGCTGTTGACCTTCTAAACGACGACTTTGGCACCTTTTCTCTGGCCCTGCCTCTGCCAGCACCTGTCCCGCCTGCAAAGCCACAGCCAAAAGTACCTCCACAAGCTCTGGTTCCTCCTAGGACATCTGTTTCTCAACCAGCGCCTCCACCACCTCAGAAACCACAGCAGCATGCCAACAATGGCCGTaatgacttgaagaaatcgatTTTGTCCCTTTACTCACTGCCTTCGTCGTCCAATTCCAACGTATCCACTTCGTCGCTCATGAAGAGCTCCCAGCCTAATCTTGCATTGTTGAACTCAAAAAGGAATCCAGTTTCGCCCGCTCCTACACAAGAACCGGTCAATCTGCTTTCAGACTCTTTGCATGGCTTATCGTTTGGCCCGGCCTCTCTGTCAAGTTTGCCTCAGGCTAAACCCCCTTCGCAACCTACCAACAGCAGTCCACTGTGGGAAAACCAGTGGAACGATTCATCCGCTTCAGTCAATCAATGGGCATCCGACTCTGTTCTTCCTAAAACTACAATTGCACAGACAGCCTCCAGTGGGTTCAGTCTGACACTTGACGACGACCTATTCAAAATGTGTGGAGCTGAGTATTTGATCTGTTCTAAAGCATGCTACAGTCTTTCATCCTGGCATTTAATAGGCATTTTGGAGTGA
- the FCR3 gene encoding Fcr3p has product MPYSQIGDRSQPVNHVKDDICDYIDQPLDLNQENIRLFEQQQHFQHQQQMPMNFHSAGTPAFNMTPNGMQWQSVNQGSPGNNIHGGPYMNNMHPAMAPVSHGPHEDGAFFRSGSVGSNIEKDSNSSYQQQWGSVNVGVGGGNHTDSSLQSSPPGDSEVKVGDQVKSRRSKSRILSDQEEALLAKDDKELTEEELKIKKKAHNRLAQRAFRERKRTELKDLETKLLQSEEERHKLVRALQDIKSSYASVPSEDSLLRNEVHSAADSHFSFPGSQDEFIDQMVDRKKHNVNPATVNKVYDEPEKPGNKVLAVGAVWDFLQIKAEEDGYEGIDMFDVMQTLRGKETCHGYGPAYKLDYVMEALEKVRREVHGE; this is encoded by the coding sequence ATGCCCTACTCTCAAATTGGAGACCGCTCCCAGCCTGTGAATCACGTTAAAGACGATATCTGCGATTATATTGACCAGCCGCTCGACTTGAATCAGGAAAATATCCGTCTAtttgagcagcagcagcactTCCAGCACCAACAGCAAATGCCCATGAACTTCCACTCTGCTGGAACTCCAGCGTTCAATATGACTCCGAATGGAATGCAGTGGCAGAGCGTGAATCAGGGACTGCCTGGCAACAACATACACGGCGGGCCGTACATGAACAATATGCACCCAGCAATGGCTCCAGTAAGCCATGGACCTCATGAAGATGGCGCTTTTTTCAGAAGTGGCTCGGTTGGATCTAATATAGAAAAAGACCTGAATTCGTCATACCAGCAGCAGTGGGGAAGTGTCAACGTTGGCGTTGGCGGAGGCAACCATACAGATCTGTCGTTGCAGTCTTCTCCTCCGGGAGACAGTGAGGTGAAGGTTGGAGATCAGGtgaagtcaagaagatcgaaGAGCCGGATCTTGAGTGATCAGGAAGAGGCGCTTTTGGCGAAAGATGATAAGGAGTTGACGGAGGAAgaactcaaaatcaagaagaaggctcaCAACAGGCTTGCGCAGCGTGCTTTCCGCGAGCGTAAACGTACAGAGCTCAAGGACCTTGAGACAAAGTTGTTGCAgagcgaagaagagagacaCAAGCTTGTGCGAGCGCTTCAGGATATCAAGCTGTCGTACGCGTCGGTACCTTCAGAAGATAGTCTCCTACGTAATGAGGTGCACAGCGCTGCCGACTCTCACTTCTCATTTCCTGGCTCTCAGGATGAGTTCATTGATCAGATGGTGGATCGAAAAAAACACAATGTCAATCCTGCTACGGTGAATAAAGTGTACGATGAGCCAGAGAAGCCAGGCAACAAGGTATTGGCGGTTGGCGCCGTGTGGGACTTTTTACAGATTAAAGCTGAGGAGGATGGGTATGAAGGTATAGATATGTTTGATGTGATGCAGACATTGAGGGGCAAAGAGACCTGTCATGGGTATGGGCCCGCGTACAAGCTCGACTACGTGATGGAAGCGCTTGAGAAAGTAAGGAGAGAAGTGCACGGAGAATAG
- the STI1 gene encoding Hsp90 cochaperone STI1: MSAEEYKAEGNKLFAAKEFDKAIEQFTKAIETSDVPNHVLYSNRSACYASLKNFTKALEDAEKCVEINPTWAKGYNRVGAAQYGIGNLEDAKKSYSKALELDSSNAMAKSGLQAVEDAENSQSPDMGLGKIFSDPNLMNKLKSNPKTAEMMNDPALVAKVLQLQQNPKAGMQTMLSDPRMMTIMGVLMGIDLDMFQGKDAPGKPEESSSASKSETAKEEPKQEFKEESSSKPSSSSESNPAPSSSESKSEATEDVEMEDSSKVEADAAKAEGNALYKQRKFDEAIAKYDHAWELYQDITYLNNRAAAEFEKGDYDAAIKTCEKAIDEGRSMRADYKIIAKSFARIGNCYLKKDDLENAAKFFDKSLTEHRTPDVLSKLRNTQKEIKVREAKSYINPEKAEEARLEGKEYFTKGDWPNAVKAYTEMVKRAPEDARGYSNRAAALAKLMSFPDAVEDCNKAIELDPTFIRAYIRKANAQLAMKEYSQVINTLNDALAKDQELNGGKNANEINQLMHRAMSQRFAAIEGETPEQTMERVSKDPEIVEILQDPVMQGILGQARDNPAALQEHMKNPEVAKKVNMLIAAGVIRTR; this comes from the coding sequence ATGTCTGCTGAAGAATATAAAGCTGAGGGTAACAAGctctttgcagccaaggAGTTTGACAAGGCCATTGAGCAGTTTACTAAAGCCATCGAAACTTCTGATGTGCCTAACCACGTCTTGTACTCCAACAGGTCTGCTTGCTACGCttcattgaagaacttcactAAGGCATTGGAAGACGCAGAAAAGTGCGTGGAGATTAACCCTACTTGGGCCAAAGGTTACAACCGTGTTGGCGCTGCCCAGTACGGAATAGGCAACTTGGAAGATGCAAAGAAATCTTACTCCAAGGCTTTGGAGTTGGACTCACTGAACGCCATGGCCAAGAGCGGTTTGCAAGCCGTTGAGGATGCAGAGAACTCCCAGAGCCCCGACATGGGTTTGGGTAAGATTTTCTCCGACCccaacttgatgaacaagttgaagagcaacCCTAAGACGGCCGAAATGATGAACGACCCAGCTTTGGTCGCCAAAGTattgcaattgcaacaaaATCCTAAAGCAGGCATGCAGACCATGCTCTCTGACCCACGCATGATGACGATTATGGGTGTGTTGATGGGCATTGATTTGGACATGTTCCAGGGAAAAGATGCTCCTGGTAAGCCTGAGGAGAGTTCTTCAGCCTCAAAATCCGAGACTGCGAAGGAGGAGCCCAAGCAGGAATTCAAGGAGGAGTCGCTGTCAAAGCCCTCTTCTAGCTCCGAGTCTAATCCCGCCCCACTGAGCTCTGAGTCCAAGTCTGAGGCTACGGAGGATGTCGAGATGGAGGACTCAAGTAAGGTAGAAGCTGATGCTGCCAAGGCTGAAGGTAATGCCTTGTACAAGCAGAGGAAGTTTGACGAGGCTATTGCAAAGTACGACCATGCATGGGAGCTTTACCAGGATATCACATACCTAAACAACAGAGCTGCCgctgaatttgaaaaaggtgaCTACGATGCTGCCATTAAGACTTGCGAAAAGGCAATTGATGAAGGCAGAAGCATGAGAGCTGACTACAAGATCATAGCTAAGTCGTTTGCCAGAATTGGTAATTGttacttgaagaaagacgacttggagaacgctgccaagttctttgacAAGTCTTTGACCGAGCATAGAACTCCAGACGTTTTGAGCAAGTTAAGAAATAcacaaaaagagatcaaggtCAGAGAGGCCAAGAGTTACATCAACCCCGAAAAGGCCGAGGAGGCGAGATTGGAGGGTAAAGAATATTTCACAAAGGGTGACTGGCCCAACGCCGTTAAGGCTTACACTGAGATGGTGAAAAGAGCTCCCGAAGATGCCAGAGGGTACTCCAACAGAGCTGCTgcgttggccaagttgatgTCATTTCCTGATGCTGTCGAAGACTGTAACAAAGCCATTGAATTGGATCCTACATTCATCAGAGCGTATATCAGGAAAGCCAATGCGCAGTTGGCTATGAAGGAATACTCTCAAGTAATCAACACATTAAATGACGCTCTTGCAAAGGATCAAGAGTTGAACGGTGGAAAGAACGCCAACGAAATCAACCAGTTGATGCACAGAGCAATGTCGCAGcgttttgcagcaatcGAGGGCGAAACTCCGGAACAAACGATGGAGAGAGTGTCTAAGGACCCAGAAATAGTTGAAATTTTGCAAGACCCTGTCATGCAGGGTATATTGGGTCAAGCCAGAGATAATCCAGCGGCATTGCAAGAGCACATGAAGAACCCAGAGGTGGCAAAGAAAGTCAACATGTTGATTGCTGCTGGCGTAATTCGTACTCGTTAG
- a CDS encoding fungal specific transcription factor domain-containing protein, with amino-acid sequence MLHYKGLHSGIVFIFSTQSIEWIESRLKPEDHKIVIPFRTILYYFMAWKQLFSSVWTEMKSYPEDDVKKLKEGIYPHDKQLTFELLQQYHSIVLADFVLDADEAKELFVKFYANKGAPKKKQYKFLNSELMAMSLILCISITVVIDQRVTDSRPCGKCLKLDSMPIEQLTALQEEMFLNSVYYFHTISVVSEGMATVQALLLLVVHLETTWVVTEMNYSFVSMASRYAQELGLHRFETFQHLPQPDIQKRSRLWAAVSCFDVEMSHRTGKPPSVNIVDVSTLTPADPWYVPQLMSQADIEKFYQLCGHSRFSFDEVYVRFFLYKLSQIRAFTYFQLFSATVKYDSLKGVQDIVTSLNGELKNISNELKEEFRPRFYFEPEFALMLARFSGDERMSSVNDGILSFQLAYFFQLMTINKVPSQLDPNQGNTPPYENSQYRKLALDSARTILHLIRGINRKSVSFFAMNWIITYPFFAMMNLIANCLNYSDDSEGVTDLNLLIDLSMNFFNHYTDLAKKPSTGAFYLRLHLFGIIIRIALRITVKVYEENNNVDILGSNPQLKSHLEQVEKEFPQFYTEVSAPSDLLSLLTCMHPYTDINSQSDDRKFTPNGSLDTSSSVSNQDIASLTFQHASGMEAPSPKKNDPTLSNILHPVDFASARDSERKDFNIDDDLLLAAINQDFSALPNFFFDNGL; translated from the coding sequence ATGCTTCATTACAAGGGATTGCATCTGGGTATAGTCTTCATTTTCAGTACGCAAAGTATTGAGTGGATTGAATCCAGGCTCAAGCCAGAGGACCATAAGATTGTAATTCCCTTCAGAACGATATTGTATTACTTTATGGCATGGAAACAGCTTTTTCTGAGCGTGTGGACAGAAATGAAGCTGTACCCTGAGGACGAtgtcaaaaagctcaaagaggGCATTTATCCGCACGATAAGCAGCTCACATTTGAGCTTCTACAGCAATACCACTCCATAGTGTTGGCAGATTTCGTTCTCGACGCTGACGAAGCCAAGGAGCTATTTGTCAAATTTTATGCCAACAAAGGTGCccccaagaagaagcagtaCAAGTTTTTGAACTCGGAGTTAATGGCCATGAGTCTAATACTATGCATTTCGATAACTGTTGTCATCGATCAAAGAGTTACCGATCTGCGCCCCTGTGGCAAGTGCTTAAAGTTGGATTCCATGCCTATCGAGCAGCTAACTGCGTTACAAGAAGAGATGTTCCTCAACTCTGTATACTACTTCCACACAATAAGTGTTGTCAGTGAAGGCATGGCTACTGTGCAAGCACTTTTGCTCTTAGTGGTCCATTTGGAAACCACCTGGGTTGTGACAGAGATGAATTATTCTTTTGTCAGCATGGCTCTGAGATACGCCCAGGAACTTGGTCTTCACAGATTCGAGACATTTCAACATCTACCACAGCCAGATATTCAAAAACGAAGCAGGCTTTGGGCGGCGGTACTGTGTTTTGACGTGGAGATGAGTCACAGAACGGGTAAGCCCCCGCTGGTAAACATCGTCGACGTTTCTACACTTACGCCCGCCGACCCTTGGTACGTGCCGCAGCTCATGTCTCAGGCAGACATTGAAAAGTTTTATCAGCTTTGCGGCCACCTGcgcttttcttttgatgaggtttATGTTCGCTTCTTTCTTTATAAACTTTCTCAAATTAGAGCCTTCACATACTTTCAACTTTTTAGTGCAACTGTCAAGTATGATAGTTTGAAAGGCGTTCAGGATATTGTCACCTCTCTTAACGGCGAACTTAAGAATATATCGaatgagttgaaggaagagtttCGTCCTCGCTTTTACTTCGAGCCTGAATTCGCGTTAATGTTGGCGAGATTTTCCGGAGATGAAAGGATGAGCAGCGTCAATGATGGTATTCTTTCGTTCCAGCTTGCCTACTTCTTCCAGCTCATGACCATCAATAAGGTTCCTTCGCAGCTCGACCCCAATCAAGGTAATACCCCTCCTTATGAAAACTCACAGTACAGAAAACTTGCCCTTGACAGCGCAAGAACTATACTTCATCTTATTCGCGGCATCAATAGAAAAAGTGTCTCGTTCTTCGCCATGAACTGGATAATTACTTATCCTTTTTTCGCCATGATGAACTTGATTGCTAACTGCCTCAATTATTCTGATGATAGCGAAGGCGTTACCGACTTGAACTTGCTTATTGATTTAtcaatgaacttctttAATCACTACACTGATTTGGCTAAGAAACCCTCAACCGGTGCATTCTACTTACGTTTGCATTTATTTGGCATTATTATTCGTATTGCTCTTCGTATCACTGTGAAAGTATATGAAGAAAATAACAATGTTGACATATTGGGCAGCAACCCTCAGCTTAAGTCGCATTTAGAACAAGTTGAAAAGGAGTTTCCTCAATTTTATACAGAAGTGAGCGCTCCTTCCGATTTGTTGAGTCTCTTGACTTGCATGCATCCGTACACAGATATAAATCTGCAAAGTGACGACAGGAAATTCACGCCCAATGGTTCGCTTGATACATCCTCGAGCGTATCAAACCAAGACATTGCTTCGCTAACTTTTCAACACGCGAGCGGCATGGAGGCACCTTcacccaaaaagaatgacCCTACACTTTCCAACATACTTCATCCTGTTGACTTTGCATCTGCTAGAGATTCTGAAAGAAAAGACTTCAATATCGACGACGACCTATTGCTCGCCGCGATAAACCAAGATTTTCTGGCACTTCCtaatttcttcttcgataATGGGCTTTAA
- a CDS encoding peptide alpha-N-acetyltransferase complex A subunit NAT1 — translation MVLRKPIFANKEDANAREALKLYEGKQYKKALKLIDQNLKKNSSHAESLAIKGCCNFQLGHKSDAEHYIVKATAKDSNNYLVDHLAGIYYRSVDNYQEAAKWFKAAVDNGSPNTLLLRDLSLLQSQVRDYKNLRDSRQAFLESQPGYRANWTAVAVAHHLNKDYDASVNTLAKIEDIIKEHLQEQDRYEQSECVLYKNSIIAEAGNYARALEDLEKDVSEIRDMTSFMEYKAKYLLLLGKKKEASMVYRQLLQRNPDNVGYFNLLETCLDTASGPVETRLALYDKLASFYPRSDPAVFLPLGFLPASHPEFQKRASSYILGQLKRGVPATFVNVKPLYKNKRKIVVIEKIVKDFFANEVPGFNPTVFVWVSYFLSQHYLYLNKLDVAMEYIQQALNHSPTLVELYILKARITKHLGKIEQAKDIMEEGRKLDLQDRFVNSKAAKYLLRSNHVDEAIEVVSLFTKLDESAVNGLKDLHTMQANWVLVESAEAHVRLYEEKLSEVRALPEDAAQSEVSDLQDQADIYRGLALKRYMAIVKVFQTFQSDQFDFHSYCMRRGTPRDYIDTLKWEDKLHSTPIYVRAIRGLLKLYWEIYHQQKHTSNGSAKPDTRKNKKNKPLNVKKKSEMIAKVESEKDDADPLGAKLLSDLKANDHLLKDMEKYVNQLTSEADDYKCTWELAFDLQVEDSKYVLALQALKSLSKLEGSAKSANVLSRKKILEEALAQDTSVNPAIVKVVQKGLESAFPNSTEAN, via the coding sequence ATGGTTCTCAGAAAACCGATCTTCGCCAATAAAGAAGACGCCAACGCCCGCGAGGCGTTGAAGCTCTACGAGGGGAAACAGTACAAGAAAGCGCTCAAGCTTATCGACCAGAACCTCAAAAAGAACTCGAGCCATGCTGAGTCTTTGGCGATCAAAGGTTGTTGCAATTTTCAGTTGGGCCATAAAAGTGATGCTGAGCACTACATAGTTAAGGCCACAGCAAAAGATTCAAACAATTACTTGGTCGACCATCTTGCTGGTATTTATTATAGAAGCGTTGACAATTACCAagaggctgcaaaatggttCAAAGCGGCGGTCGACAACGGGCTGCCCAACACGTTGCtcttgagagacttgtCGCTATTGCAGTCACAAGTGAGAGACTACAAAAACTTGAGAGACTCGAGACAAGCGTTTTTGGAATCGCAACCGGGCTACAGAGCAAACTGGACCGCTGTAGCTGTGGCGCACCACCTAAATAAGGATTACGACGCTAGTGTGAATACTTTGGCTAAGATCGAGgatatcatcaaggagcACTTGCAAGAGCAGGATCGTTACGAGCAAAGCGAGTGTGTGCTTTACAAGAATAGCATCATTGCCGAGGCAGGTAACTACGCAAGAGCGTTGGAagatttggagaaagatgTTAGCGAAATCAGAGATATGACCTCATTCATGGAGTACAAGGCGAAGTACCTCTTGTTGCTaggcaagaagaaagaagcttccATGGTGTACCGTCAGTTGTTGCAACGGAACCCAGACAACGTGGGTTACTTCAATCTTTTAGAAACCTGCTTGGACACTGCTTCAGGGCCCGTGGAAACCAGATTGGCTCTCTACGATAAGTTGGCCTCTTTCTATCCACGCTCTGATCCTGCTGTATTTTTGCCATTGGGGTTCTTGCCAGCTTCCCACCCAGAGTTCCAGAAGAGAGCATCTCTGTATATTTTGGGACAATTGAAGCGTGGTGTTCCTGCAACATTTGTCAATGTGAAACCGCTTTACAAGaataaaagaaagattgtGGTGATTGAGAAAATCGTCAAGGACTTCTTCGCCAACGAAGTGCCTGGATTTAACCCTACAGTGTTTGTTTGGGTCTCCTATTTCTTATCGCAGCATTACCTTtacttgaacaagttggATGTTGCTATGGAGTATATTCAGCAAGCTCTTAATCATTCCCCTACACTTGTGGAATTGTACATTCTCAAAGCAAGAATTACCAAGCACTTGGGCAAGATCGAGCAAGCCAAAGATATCATGGAGGAGGGCCGCAAACTAGACTTGCAGGACAGATTTGTGAATTCTAAGGCGGCCAAATATTTGCTCAGATCTAACCATGTGGATGAGGCCATCGAAGTTGTATCATTATTCACCAAGCTAGATGAGTCTGCTGTCAACGGTCTCAAAGACTTGCACACCATGCAAGCAAACTGGGTTTTGGTGGAGAGCGCTGAGGCGCACGTGAGATTATACGAAGAAAAGCTCTCTGAAGTGCGTGCTTTACCTGAAGACGCTGCTCAAAGTGAAGTATCTGATTTGCAGGATCAAGCTGATATTTACAGAGGTTTGGCATTGAAACGGTACATGGCGATCGTTAAAGTGTTCCAGACCTTCCAGTCAGATCAGTTTGACTTCCACTCTTATTGCATGAGACGAGGTACTCCTCGTGACTACATTGATACCTTGAAGTGGGAGGATAAGCTTCATTCCACGCCTATTTACGTTCGTGCTATAAGAGGCCTTCTTAAGTTATACTGGGAAATCtaccatcaacaaaagcATACTTCCAATGGCAGCGCGAAGCCAGACACAAGgaagaataaaaagaaCAAACCgctcaatgtcaagaagaagagtgAAATGATTGCCAAGGTTGAATCGGAAAAGGACGACGCAGACCCCTTGGGTGCCAAGTTGCTTTCTGACTTGAAAGCCAATGATCATTTATTAAAGGATATGGAGAAATACGTCAACCAATTGACTAGCGAAGCTGACGATTACAAGTGCACGTGGGAGCTCGCTTTTGATTTGCAAGTTGAGGATTCCAAATATGTGCTTGCCTTACAAGCtctcaagagcttgagcaaACTTGAGGGATCTGCCAAGTCGGCTAATGTGTTGTCCAGAAAAAAGATTCTCGAAGAAGCATTAGCACAGGACACTAGTGTCAATCCGGCCATCGTAAAGGTGGTTCAGAAGGGCCTTGAAAGCGCATTTCCCAATTCAACGGAGGCAAATTAA
- a CDS encoding Rab GTPase-activating protein MSB3, whose product MASPGAVTNSNDGLASVLVRSETDVSHNYSLLDYYGMEGFDVNGEARTKHENEDGYIGNGESEEPTIYPQPAEAGGEEPRELEAREARLSTKSTTSSAIIAHEPVVKKVDKEKILRSDFDMYGFKKESTFFESSKEQYNKWFAEYADQLVQQKKKWRVLLKNNGLGYSSSDYPTRFPPKSDKAKKLVRKGIPPEWRGEAWFFYAGGPDRLHKNVGVYEKIVKDTSGVVNKDTEVIERDLNRTFPDNIHFNSSILHDTKAETDMIKALRRVLVAFAHFQPQIGYCQSLNFLAGMLLLFMNEERAFWMLVILTERILPKVHSANLEGVHTDQGVLMLCVKEYIPRLWQIIGKNFEGAVLSEDKILTRLPPVTLVTSSWFMSVFVGVLPIESVLRIWDILWYEGSKTIFRISLTIFRLCLEHSQFLHEEKKEKATESEQIELFQFMQSYPKTIIDPNLLVDKCFKKIGGYGFGFLSQDEINKCREFVAQQHSKLRNNALVTAQMSDMEREALNISESHDIHDVYGFHKSVMNGVAWNKHLTSKMKSKFRKHK is encoded by the coding sequence ATGGCGTCTCCTGGAGCCGTGACAAATAGCAACGACGGGTTGGCGCTGGTGCTAGTACGGAGCGAAACTGATGTGTCGCACAACTACTCCTTGCTAGATTACTACGGAATGGAGGGCTTTGATGTGAATGGAGAGGCCAGGACGAAACACGAAAACGAGGACGGTTACATTGGAAATGGTGAATCCGAAGAACCGACTATATACCCTCAACCGGCAGAAGCAGGTGGAGAAGAGCCAAGAGAGTTGGAGGCCAGAGAGGCTCGGTTGAGCACGAAGCTGACTACGAGCCTGGCGATCATCGCTCATGAACCAGTGGTGAAAAAGGTCGATaaggagaagatcttgcGCAGTGACTTTGACATGTACGGGTTCAAAAAGGAGCTGACCTTTTTTGAGTCGTCCAAGGAGCAGTATAATAAGTGGTTTGCCGAATACGCCGACCAGCTAGtgcagcagaagaagaagtggcgggtgttgttgaagaataaTGGACTTGGCTACTCTTCGTCAGATTACCCGACGCGGTTCCCTCCGAAAAGCGATAAGGCTAAAAAGCTAGTGAGGAAAGGCATTCCTCCAGAATGGAGAGGTGAAGCGTGGTTCTTCTATGCTGGTGGGCCAGATAGACTCCACAAGAACGTGGGAGTATACGAAAAAATTGTAAAGGACACCCTGGGCGTCGTCAATAAAGACACCGAAGTGATCGAACGAGATTTAAACAGGACTTTCCCAGATAATATCCACTTCAATTCGCTGATTTTGCATGACACGAAAGCCGAAACCGACATGATCAAAGCGCTTAGAAGAGTGTTGGTTGCATTTGCCCATTTCCAGCCTCAGATCGGGTACTGCCAATCCCTCAACTTCCTTGCCGGAATGTTACTTTTGTTCATGAACGAGGAAAGGGCGTTCTGGATGCTTGTCATTTTGACCGAGCGCATCCTTCCAAAAGTTCACTCTGCTAATTTAGAAGGTGTTCACACCGATCAAGGTGTTTTGATGCTCTGTGTGAAGGAGTATATACCACGGCTATGGCAGATAATAGGTAAGAACTTCGAAGGCGCAGTTCTTTCTGAGGATAAGATCCTCACCCGTTTACCCCCTGTCACCTTGGTGACTCTGTCGTGGTTCATGTCAgtttttgttggtgttttACCTATAGAGTCCGTGCTTAGAATTTGGGACATTCTCTGGTACGAGGGATCCAAAACCATATTCCGTATATCCCTCACCATATTCCGTCTTTGTCTAGAACATTCACAGTTTCtacatgaagaaaagaaggagaaagcCACTGAACTGGAACAAATAGAGCTTTTTCAGTTTATGCAAAGCTACCCAAAGACAATCATCGACCCAAACCTACTTGTGGATAAgtgtttcaagaagattggtgGCTATGGGTTCGGATTTCTTTCGCAGGACGAGATCAACAAATGCCGTGAGTTCGTCGCCCAGCAGCATAGCAAGCTCAGAAACAACGCGTTGGTAACGGCGCAAATGAGCGACATGGAACGAGAGGCATTGAACATTTCCGAGTCACACGATATTCACGACGTTTATGGCTTCCACAAGTCAGTGATGAATGGAGTGGCATGGAACAAGCATCTCACAAGTAAGATGAAAAGCAAATTCCGAAAGCATAAATAA